Proteins co-encoded in one Ananas comosus cultivar F153 linkage group 15, ASM154086v1, whole genome shotgun sequence genomic window:
- the LOC109721655 gene encoding zinc finger protein ZAT4-like: protein MELGGDDKEPHCCRACGKRFPCGRSLGAHMRSHSSPISSFSSDDDGDYEFANKMTTRDCTNGGSSVTTSSSRTFMELRACLRLPEPAVPRRAATRRRSRRVASIAAASEVDEEEDVALCLMMLSRDSLSKRSFALERKGEEEFPAKPKKSTGGESEKRARFACPECNRPFRSYQALGGHRANRKRINGAGCCSSSSKIPSLPDDSFGAAVASPESAKKARAHRCPICDKVFGSGQALGGHKRSHLMASSSDRRVRICSVDDESRDLLDLNLPAPVDDDDDDDDDDDEDSSNVNENVEYKSWWVEGEHKHGSLVGFI from the coding sequence ATGGAGCTCGGAGGAGACGATAAGGAGCCCCATTGCTGCAGAGCGTGTGGCAAGCGCTTCCCCTGCGGGAGATCTCTTGGCGCCCACATGAGGTCTCACTCGTCCCCaatctcctccttctcttctgatgatgatggtgattaTGAATTTGCGAATAAGATGACGACGAGGGATTGCACTAATGGCGGAAGCAGCGTTACTACTAGTAGCAGTAGAACCTTCATGGAGCTGAGAGCTTGCTTGCGGCTTCCGGAGCCGGCGGTGCCGCGCCGGgcggcgacgcggcggcggTCGCGGCGCGTGGCGTCGATCGCGGCGGCTTCGGAGGTCGACGAGGAGGAAGACGTGGCACTTTGCCTCATGATGCTCTCGAGAGACTCCCTGAGCAAGCGTAGCTTCGCGCTGGAGCGTAAAGGAGAAGAGGAGTTCCCCGCGAAGCCGAAGAAGAGCACCGGAGGAGAATCGGAGAAGAGAGCGCGATTCGCGTGCCCCGAATGCAACAGGCCCTTCCGCTCCTACCAGGCTCTCGGAGGCCACCGCGCCAATCGGAAGCGGATCAACGGCGCCGGCTGCTGCAGCTCCAGCTCCAAGATCCCCTCCCTCCCCGACGATAGCTtcggcgccgccgtcgcctctcCCGAATCGGCGAAGAAGGCGAGGGCGCACCGGTGCCCGATCTGCGACAAGGTTTTCGGCTCGGGCCAAGCTTTGGGTGGCCACAAGAGGTCTCACTTGATGGCGAGTTCAAGCGATCGGAGAGTGAGGATCTGTTCCGTCGATGATGAGAGCCGTGATCTGCTCGATCTCAACCTCCCTGCTCCGgtcgatgacgacgacgacgacgacgacgacgacgacgaagattCTAGCAATGTGAATGAGAATGTTGAGTACAAGTCATGGTGGGTTGAAGGAGAGCACAAGCATGGGAGCTTAGTGGGCTTCATCTGA
- the LOC109721766 gene encoding SNAP25 homologous protein SNAP33-like: MPLPRVAKQRSVDPGFSSKANPFDSDSEGETNARPGRASSVPPISKTNPKVSPFGDTEDLGRGPSSSYSVSNATKNQYKNDFRDSGGFENQSVQELENYAAYKAEETTHKVNDCLKIAEVIKEDATKTLVTLHQQGEQITRTHHTAADIEHDLSRSEKLLGSLGGIFSKPWKPKKTRQIKGPAITRDDSFIRKANHTEQREKLGLSLSPRGRSNPRQYAEPTSAMDKVQIEKAKQDDSLGDLSNVLGQLKDMALDMGTEIERQNKALDALHDDVDELNFRVKGANQRGRRLLGK, encoded by the exons ATGCCTTTACCAAGGGTTGCGAAGCAAAGATCTGTCGACCCTGGCTTTTCTTCTAAAGCAAACCCCTTCGACTCTGATTCAGAAGGCGAAACAAATGCTAGACCAGGAAGAGCATCATCAGTCCCACCAATCAGCAAGACTAACCCCAAAGTTTCTCCTTTTGGTGACACTGAGGACTTAGGAAGAGGACCTTCGTCGTCGTACTCTGTTTCTAACGCCACAAAGAATCAGTACAAGAACGATTTTCGTGATTCAGGAGGGTTTGAGAATCAGTCGGTGCAAGAACTAGAAAATTATGCTGCATATAAAGCTGAGGAGACCACACACAAAGTAAATGATTGTTTGAAGATTGCCGAAGTTATAAAGGAAGATGCTACAAAGACCTTGGTGACTTTGCATCAGCAGGGCGAACAGATTACGCGGACTCATCACACTGCTGCCGATATTGAGCATGATCTTAGTAGG AGCGAAAAGCTTTTGGGAAGCCTTGGAGGGATTTTCTCGAAGCCTTGGAAGCCAAAGAAAACTCGTCAAATAAAAGGCCCAGCTATCACTCGAG ATGATTCCTTCATAAGAAAGGCGAACCACACCGAACAAAGGGAGAAATTAGGATTATCCTTGAGCCCTCGCGGACGGTCTAATCCACGACAGTATGCTGAACCCACAAGTGCAATGGACAAAGTCCAG ATTGAGAAAGCGAAGCAAGATGACTCTCTTGGGGATCTAAGCAATGTGTTGGGCCAACTAAAGGACATGGCTCTTGATATGGGAACTGAGATTGAGAG GCAAAACAAGGCTCTCGATGCCTTGCATGACGACGTGGATGAGCTGAACTTCAGGGTGAAAGGAGCCAACCAGCGAGGCCGCCGGTTGCTCGGGAAGTAG
- the LOC109721614 gene encoding uncharacterized protein LOC109721614, with protein MSYEDKPMASHCPSPSPKAVAVELDSSKLIPIGSNMEHSQAPKDQGRAVHCPVAILWDIENCPIPSDVRPEDVSGNIRMALRVHPVVGGAVTMFSAYGDFNAFPRRLREGCQRTGVKLVDVPNGRKDAADKAILVDMFLFALDNRPPSSIMLISGDVDFALALHILGQRGYTVILVIPSGVRVSSALSNAGRFVWDWPSVARGEGFVPPKAVMPYADNQNEEEIITYRGISQNEYGTTRGSVNQMYHCNLSYSSRELSRASEYSNSCSNFILEPYFNSSRSHSLPSGVSEGLMGGDQNSTQEHSWWVRPGDVQGLKGQFIRLLEMSGGSLPLVRVPSEYLKVFGRPLYMAEYGVYKLVNLIKKMTDALIVVGKGHKKMLCLRNTDDRQNIKKCPCPSTPIILKREEKKGKSVVVEENSESSTDEFSDDERNNATYENNDHLESFKQEVQELLVCYSCPVPISALESLYEQRYKKALDYQSFGVDGLEELIEKLRDVVELREDWVSKRKFLASCG; from the coding sequence ATGTCTTACGAGGATAAACCAATGGCGAGTCATTGCCCTTCTCCATCACCAAAGGCCGTCGCTGTGGAGTTGGATTCGAGCAAGCTGATACCAATTGGTTCAAACATGGAACACTCTCAAGCGCCTAAGGATCAAGGCAGAGCTGTACACTGCCCGGTTGCTATCCTCTGGGACATTGAGAACTGCCCAATCCCCAGCGATGTCCGCCCGGAGGATGTTTCTGGAAACATCCGGATGGCGCTACGGGTGCACCCCGTTGTCGGTGGAGCTGTCACGATGTTCTCGGCCTATGGCGACTTCAATGCCTTCCCCCGCAGGCTCCGTGAAGGGTGCCAGCGGACTGGAGTCAAGCTTGTTGATGTACCCAACGGCAGAAAAGATGCTGCTGACAAGGCCATCTTAGTCGACATGTTCCTCTTTGCTCTGGACAACCGACCACCCTCCTCTATAATGCTCATATCAGGCGATGTGGATTTTGCCCTGGCTTTGCATATACTTGGCCAGCGCGGATACACCGTAATTCTTGTAATTCCGTCGGGGGTTAGAGTTTCATCAGCTTTAAGCAATGCAGGACGGTTTGTGTGGGACTGGCCCAGCGTTGCCCGTGGTGAAGGCTTCGTCCCCCCCAAAGCTGTTATGCCGTATGCCGATAATCAGAATGAAGAGGAGATTATCACATACAGAGGGATCTCTCAGAATGAGTATGGCACCACGCGTGGTAGTGTAAATCAAATGTATCATTGTAACTTATCTTATTCCTCTCGGGAACTTTCTAGAGCTTCTGAATACAGCAACAGCTGCAGTAACTTTATACTGGAACCCTATTTTAATTCCTCGAGGTCTCATAGTTTACCATCCGGTGTAAGTGAAGGTCTGATGGGGGGAGATCAGAATAGCACGCAAGAACACTCGTGGTGGGTCCGGCCTGGAGATGTGCAGGGTTTGAAGGGCCAATTTATTAGGCTGCTGGAAATGTCTGGGGGGAGCCTTCCTCTCGTCCGCGTACCTTCGGAGTATCTTAAAGTCTTTGGGCGGCCACTGTACATGGCTGAGTACGGTGTTTATAAGCTAGTTAATCTTATCAAGAAGATGACCGATGCTCTGATCGTGGTGGGGAAGGGCCATAAGAAAATGCTTTGTCTACGCAACACTGACGATAGACAAAACATAAAGAAGTGCCCGTGCCCAAGCACGCCTATTATACTgaaaagggaggagaagaaaggaaagagtGTCGTCGTTGAGGAGAACTCGGAGAGCTCCACTGATGAATTCTCAGACGATGAGAGGAATAATGCGACTTACGAGAACAATGACCATCTCGAGAGCTTCAAGCAGGAAGTTCAAGAGCTTCTGGTCTGTTACTCTTGCCCTGTTCCGATAAGTGCTTTGGAATCTCTCTACGAGCAGCGGTACAAGAAAGCCCTCGACTACCAGAGCTTCGGGGTGGACGGGTTAGAGGAGCTAATCGAGAAGCTGAGGGACGTGGTGGAACTGCGCGAGGATTGGGTCAGCAAAAGGAAGTTCCTCGCATCGTGCGGGTAG
- the LOC109720964 gene encoding probable leucine-rich repeat receptor-like protein kinase At1g35710: MGGSSPLLLLLLLLLPVAFFLLFLPLAHSKTVKRDVKALNEIKASLGWRVVYSWVGDDPCGDGDLPPWSGVTCSQQGDYRVVTELEVYAVSIVGPFPTAVTNLLDLTRLDLHNNKLTGPIPPQIGRLKHVKILNLRWNKLQDVLPPEIGELKKLTHLYLSFNNFKGEIPVELANLPELRYLYLHENRFTGKIPPELGNLKHLRHLDVGNNHLTGTLRDFVRSGDGFPSLRNLYLNNNHLSGGLPDQLANLTNLEILHLSYNKMIGAVTPKLVQIPRLTYLYLDHNLFTGRIPEGLYKHPFLKEMYIEGNQFKPSAKPKGTHKVLELADTDFLF, translated from the exons ATGGGAGGCtcctcccctcttcttcttcttcttcttcttcttcttccagttgccttcttccttctcttcctcccCCTCGCTCACTCCAAAACTGTCAAAAGAGACG TAAAAGCATTGAACGAGATCAAGGCCTCGCTAGGATGGAGGGTCGTCTATTCCTGGGTAGGAGACGATCCTTGCGGCGATGGGGATCTTCCTCCGTGGTCGGGAGTCACATGTTCCCAGCAAGGAGATTACCGGGTCGTGACGGAATT GGAAGTTTATGCTGTATCAATAGTCGGCCCGTTTCCAACTGCTGTTACGAACCTCCTGGATTTGACTAGATT GGATCTTCATAATAACAAGTTGACTGGGCCCATCCCTCCTCAAATTGGACGGCTGAAGCACGTCAAGATATT GAACCTGAGGTGGAATAAGCTTCAAGACGTTCTTCCACCTGAGATCGGTGAACTAAAGAAATTAACACACTT gtACCTGAGCTTTAACAACTTTAAAGGCGAAATTCCAGTAGAGCTTGCCAATTTACCGGAACTTCGTTATCTCTATCTCCATGAGAATCGCTTTACAGGAAAAATTCCTCCTGAACTGGGGAATCTCAAACACTTAAGACAcct TGATGTTGGTAACAACCACTTAACTGGAACACTTAGAGACTTCGTCCGCAGTGGGGATGGTTTCCCCTCGCTTCGTAATTT ATACCTAAACAATAACCATTTGAGTGGAGGATTGCCAGATCAGCTCGCGAATCTGACGAACCTCGAAATCCT GCACCTGTCATACAACAAGATGATTGGAGCAGTAACTCCTAAGCTTGTCCAAATTCCGAGATTAACGTATTT GTACTTGGACCACAATTTGTTTACTGGGAGGATCCCCGAAGGATTATACAAACATCCTTTCCTAAAAGAAAT GTATATCGAAGGCAACCAATTCAAGCCCAGTGCAAAGCCGAAGGGTACGCATAAGGTGCTTGAATTAGCCGACACGGATTTTTTGTTCTag